The following are encoded in a window of Thermoanaerobacter ethanolicus JW 200 genomic DNA:
- a CDS encoding IS3 family transposase: MCEVLKVSRSSYYKYLHKTESKRSRENRMYEEEIMKIYEESKKRYGAPKIHKMLVNKGYDISLKRVQRLMNKLGIKSIIIKKFKPYSSNNRVEERENILNRVSILKLNLQRFSNYNGIF, translated from the coding sequence ATGTGTGAAGTTTTAAAGGTTTCAAGGAGCTCCTATTATAAGTATCTTCATAAAACAGAAAGCAAGAGAAGTAGAGAAAACAGGATGTATGAGGAAGAAATAATGAAGATATATGAAGAAAGCAAAAAGCGTTACGGAGCTCCCAAAATTCACAAAATGCTTGTAAATAAAGGCTATGATATAAGTCTTAAAAGAGTCCAAAGACTTATGAATAAATTAGGTATAAAATCTATAATTATCAAAAAGTTTAAACCTTACAGTTCTAACAATAGAGTAGAAGAAAGAGAAAACATTTTAAACAGGGTGTCAATTCTCAAATTAAATCTCCAAAGATTTTCAAATTATAATGGCATTTTTTAA
- a CDS encoding DUF6431 domain-containing protein, producing the protein MQIIFHVDNIEGYLHKGKDYNFPAPPDRCPYPDCKCKVKLKKHGFYYRYYLDGSNCIKIAIRRYICPVCKRTLSYLPDFCIPHFQYSFNMIVKSLKETLTREKTLSSFISGLKRNFPTILFSRQHIYFYTKRIMNNLSFIIYGLRQINPYIKLSETDSQRERAREILDIISIVPLFSQRFYAHCQKSFLASLT; encoded by the coding sequence ATGCAAATAATTTTCCATGTTGATAACATTGAAGGATATTTACATAAAGGTAAAGATTACAATTTTCCTGCCCCACCAGATAGATGTCCTTATCCCGATTGCAAGTGTAAAGTAAAACTAAAAAAGCACGGGTTTTATTACCGTTACTATTTAGACGGATCCAATTGTATAAAAATAGCTATAAGAAGATACATATGCCCTGTGTGTAAAAGGACTCTTTCCTACCTTCCTGATTTCTGTATTCCTCATTTTCAGTATTCTTTCAATATGATTGTAAAGTCTTTAAAAGAGACACTTACAAGAGAAAAAACTCTCAGTTCTTTCATAAGTGGGTTAAAAAGAAACTTCCCTACCATACTATTTTCAAGACAGCATATATATTTTTACACCAAAAGGATAATGAATAATTTAAGTTTTATCATATACGGATTAAGGCAAATAAACCCTTACATAAAGTTATCTGAGACTGACTCACAAAGAGAGAGGGCCAGAGAGATTTTGGACATAATAAGCATTGTACCACTCTTCTCCCAACGGTTTTATGCTCATTGCCAAAAATCATTTCTGGCCTCTCTCACATAA
- a CDS encoding DDE-type integrase/transposase/recombinase: MLDEKAREAIALKRFSLISPVLNGQVKNQKEYFDALSDKPIEIPYLGMRRYTPKTLRGWLYQYLRGGIEALKPGYRSDRGKYRKIDFELSEKIKQKKLEHPEMPNKLLYETLIGEGIISPDKVSLSTFYRFLKNIPVKSLDKEKEGKTKRFSHEYINELWQTDVMYGSYIKEGKTKRQTYLIAYIDDASRLCTYARFYYTQNFLALRDSFKEAVLRRGIPKMLYTDNGKIYRSTQLEYICASLGTSLIHAEPFSPHSKGKVERFFHTVRMRFLSTIDPTSIKSIDELNMMFFKWLEEDYNRKEHSSIGMSPLDFFMSQISRVNMCGDIDMLNECFLIRVNRKVNKDATLKVENILYETEEKFKGMRLEVRYDPQWLKDNTPLLLFHEGKKVGEAYKVNFHDNAKIPVEYIEDRKVVSENEDTVDFAAKPNSPVISFNDIID, from the coding sequence ATGCTTGATGAAAAAGCGAGAGAAGCTATAGCATTAAAGAGATTTTCACTGATAAGTCCGGTGCTAAACGGACAGGTAAAAAATCAGAAAGAATATTTTGATGCTCTTTCCGATAAACCTATTGAGATACCTTATCTTGGAATGAGAAGATATACTCCCAAGACACTTAGAGGGTGGCTATATCAGTATTTAAGAGGCGGTATAGAAGCGTTAAAGCCGGGTTATCGAAGCGACAGAGGCAAATACAGAAAGATAGACTTTGAACTTTCAGAGAAAATAAAGCAAAAGAAGCTTGAACATCCTGAAATGCCAAACAAACTTCTTTATGAGACATTGATAGGAGAAGGAATAATATCACCGGATAAAGTATCCCTTTCGACATTCTATAGGTTTTTGAAAAACATTCCTGTAAAATCTTTAGATAAAGAAAAAGAGGGTAAAACAAAGAGGTTTTCCCATGAATACATCAATGAACTGTGGCAAACTGATGTCATGTATGGGTCATATATTAAAGAAGGTAAAACAAAAAGGCAAACGTACCTTATTGCATATATAGATGATGCTTCCAGGCTGTGTACCTATGCTCGCTTTTACTATACCCAGAATTTTTTAGCTTTAAGAGACTCATTTAAAGAAGCAGTGCTAAGAAGGGGAATACCCAAAATGCTCTACACTGACAATGGAAAGATATATAGAAGCACTCAATTGGAGTATATCTGTGCTTCACTAGGTACATCTCTTATTCATGCTGAGCCCTTTTCACCTCATTCAAAAGGGAAAGTAGAAAGATTCTTTCATACGGTGAGAATGAGATTTTTAAGCACAATAGATCCTACATCCATAAAGAGTATAGATGAGCTTAATATGATGTTTTTTAAATGGTTGGAGGAGGATTACAACCGAAAAGAACACAGCAGTATTGGCATGAGTCCTTTAGATTTTTTCATGTCTCAAATATCAAGGGTAAATATGTGTGGTGACATAGATATGTTGAATGAATGTTTTCTCATAAGAGTAAATCGTAAAGTAAACAAAGATGCTACACTTAAAGTGGAAAATATACTTTATGAAACAGAAGAAAAGTTTAAAGGTATGCGCTTAGAAGTCAGATATGATCCGCAGTGGCTTAAGGATAATACACCCCTTTTACTTTTTCATGAAGGCAAAAAAGTAGGGGAAGCGTATAAGGTAAATTTTCATGATAATGCTAAAATTCCTGTAGAATATATCGAAGACAGAAAGGTTGTAAGCGAAAATGAAGATACTGTGGATTTTGCGGCAAAACCTAATTCCCCAGTAATATCCTTTAATGATATCATTGATTAA
- a CDS encoding response regulator produces MKKVLIVDDATFMRMILKTLLKKNGFEVVGEAENGVVAIEKYKELKPDIVTMDITMPEMDGVQALKEIRAFDPNAKVVMISALGQELYVKEAVMFGAKGFIVKPFKEDYVIQTLSKL; encoded by the coding sequence ATGAAAAAAGTACTTATTGTTGATGATGCAACTTTTATGAGAATGATACTAAAAACTTTACTTAAAAAAAATGGATTTGAAGTGGTCGGAGAAGCTGAAAACGGTGTTGTTGCAATTGAAAAATATAAAGAATTGAAACCTGATATAGTAACAATGGACATTACAATGCCTGAAATGGATGGGGTGCAAGCATTAAAAGAAATAAGGGCTTTTGACCCTAATGCAAAAGTTGTTATGATTTCAGCTCTAGGACAGGAATTATATGTTAAGGAGGCTGTTATGTTTGGCGCAAAAGGTTTTATTGTAAAACCATTTAAAGAAGACTATGTTATTCAAACTTTGAGTAAATTATAA
- a CDS encoding chemotaxis protein CheW yields the protein MNELLDIQYVVYELDNERYALKISDIYEIIKMQKITVVHNSKPFLEGVINLRGKIVPVVNLHKRFGLNNYSTTKSTRIVVLKSRDEMVGIIVDRVNQVIKFSDVQPPPEMVAGIDGSYFEGIGITDSGVVSILKIDKVLYE from the coding sequence TTGAACGAGCTATTAGATATTCAATATGTTGTATATGAATTGGACAACGAAAGGTATGCATTAAAAATTAGCGATATTTATGAAATCATAAAAATGCAGAAAATTACTGTAGTTCATAACAGTAAACCATTTTTAGAAGGAGTCATAAATCTGCGTGGCAAAATTGTCCCTGTTGTTAATTTACATAAAAGATTTGGACTTAACAATTATTCGACTACTAAATCAACTCGTATAGTTGTATTAAAAAGCAGAGATGAAATGGTTGGCATAATAGTTGATAGAGTAAACCAAGTTATCAAATTTTCAGACGTTCAACCACCTCCTGAAATGGTTGCTGGAATTGATGGTAGCTATTTTGAAGGTATAGGAATTACTGATAGTGGTGTTGTTAGTATTTTAAAAATTGACAAGGTTCTTTACGAATAG
- a CDS encoding ExeA family protein, which translates to MFTQYFGMKFNPFSKEISVNDLYISEDIAELNARLKYLQETRGIGLVVGEAGSGKSTALRRYAESLNRSTFKPCYFALSTLTVREFYQALAMILGETPSYKKVTLFHQIQRAITELYYSQKITPVIILDEIQLVSNDVLEDLRIIFNFNMDSQNPYILILSGQPHIRNKLALNVNSALRQRISIKYVMQGLKKEEIQDYIKTRMKIAGMVDDIFTPSAYEAIYSLTKGLPRIINNLVTASLLYAYSKRLREIDEEVIYQAQNEISL; encoded by the coding sequence ATGTTTACCCAATATTTTGGAATGAAATTTAATCCATTTTCTAAAGAGATAAGTGTAAACGACCTTTACATAAGTGAAGACATTGCTGAATTAAATGCCAGGCTAAAATATTTACAAGAAACAAGGGGTATAGGACTTGTCGTTGGGGAGGCCGGTTCAGGCAAATCTACCGCATTAAGAAGATATGCTGAAAGCCTCAATCGTTCTACATTTAAACCATGTTACTTTGCCCTTTCTACACTCACAGTGAGAGAATTCTATCAAGCATTGGCTATGATTTTAGGCGAAACACCCTCATACAAAAAAGTAACGCTCTTTCACCAGATACAAAGAGCGATAACAGAACTTTATTACAGCCAGAAGATAACTCCTGTCATAATATTAGATGAAATACAACTGGTTTCTAATGATGTTCTTGAAGATTTGAGAATAATATTTAACTTTAATATGGATTCTCAAAACCCGTATATATTGATACTTTCAGGACAACCACACATAAGAAACAAACTAGCCTTGAATGTAAACAGTGCACTAAGGCAAAGAATTTCTATAAAGTATGTAATGCAAGGGCTAAAAAAAGAAGAAATTCAAGATTATATAAAAACAAGAATGAAAATAGCCGGAATGGTGGATGATATATTTACACCATCAGCATATGAGGCAATATATTCTCTAACAAAAGGGCTCCCAAGGATAATAAATAACCTGGTAACAGCTTCTTTACTCTATGCGTATTCTAAAAGGCTAAGAGAAATAGATGAAGAAGTAATATACCAGGCACAAAATGAAATCAGTTTATGA